A DNA window from Candidatus Sulfidibacterium hydrothermale contains the following coding sequences:
- the asnB gene encoding asparagine synthase (glutamine-hydrolyzing) translates to MCGINGIFSKTKIEAIDQRLTKMNEAIRHRGPDAGGIFSEKERTGLGHRRLSIIDTREQANQPMFSHSGRWVIVFNGEIYNFQEIKKQLHYPFQTASDTEVILAAVEENGIDWFLQQANGMFAIALFDRSRSELFLIRDRMGIKPLYFSFDGTTFVFSSEIKGLLNSGLIDAIFNDQAVDEYLANRYIRSPYTFFKSIYQVEPGTFLRLNNDLQIKKTTYWDLPSEFNTQTVFDEKALLHRFDEAITRAIRYRLIADVPLGTYLSGGVDSSLITAITARYKQEAVNTYTIGFPELNEFDYSEIVAKKYHTIHHKIIFRIHDYLSRWEQLITFKDAPLGVPNEIPLAFMSEKLKEKITVVLSGEGADELMGGYGRIFRSPFDYTHHPTKTDFYDYFISQYDYVPRHMRDTLLTTPSDYRKEFDEKIREEFKNKANEENVFRFFHRYHVKGLLQRVDTTTMQTAVEARVPFLDHQLIEFTYREIPYALKLHWKNKEAREKAKAQTADAYSEKLDIPKYLLRQTARKYLPPEIIDRKKVGFPVPLTQWFSELEQLARELLPQADWLKNDALNELIEKSKNESRAGQILWMFINIEIFRKNYFRKSWKW, encoded by the coding sequence ATGTGCGGAATTAACGGAATTTTCTCAAAAACAAAAATCGAAGCCATTGATCAACGGCTTACCAAAATGAACGAAGCCATTCGCCATCGCGGACCGGATGCCGGAGGAATCTTTTCTGAAAAAGAGAGAACGGGCTTGGGGCACCGCCGCCTGTCCATTATCGATACCCGCGAACAAGCTAACCAGCCCATGTTTTCCCATTCGGGAAGATGGGTAATTGTTTTCAATGGCGAAATCTATAACTTCCAGGAAATCAAAAAACAACTACACTACCCTTTCCAAACGGCTTCCGATACCGAAGTCATTTTAGCCGCTGTAGAAGAAAACGGCATCGACTGGTTTCTACAGCAAGCCAATGGCATGTTTGCCATTGCCCTGTTCGACCGGTCTCGTTCCGAACTCTTTCTCATCCGCGACCGGATGGGCATCAAGCCACTTTATTTTTCTTTTGATGGAACTACTTTTGTTTTTTCATCAGAAATCAAAGGACTGTTAAACAGCGGATTGATTGATGCAATATTTAATGATCAGGCAGTAGATGAATATCTTGCCAACCGTTATATCCGTTCACCTTATACATTTTTCAAGTCGATCTATCAGGTGGAACCCGGAACTTTCCTGAGGTTAAACAACGATCTTCAAATAAAAAAGACAACCTACTGGGATCTGCCTTCTGAATTCAATACTCAAACGGTTTTTGATGAAAAGGCATTGCTGCACCGCTTTGATGAAGCCATTACCCGGGCCATTCGTTACCGGCTGATTGCGGATGTTCCGCTGGGAACTTACCTGAGCGGCGGAGTAGATTCCAGCCTGATCACCGCCATTACAGCCCGGTACAAACAGGAGGCTGTTAACACTTATACCATTGGATTTCCCGAGCTCAACGAGTTCGATTACTCGGAAATCGTAGCGAAAAAATATCATACCATTCATCACAAAATTATATTTCGCATTCACGATTATCTTTCCCGCTGGGAACAACTGATCACCTTTAAAGATGCGCCATTGGGTGTTCCCAATGAAATTCCGCTGGCTTTCATGTCGGAAAAACTGAAAGAAAAAATCACCGTAGTGCTGTCTGGCGAAGGAGCTGACGAATTAATGGGTGGTTACGGAAGAATCTTCCGATCGCCGTTTGATTATACCCACCATCCGACCAAAACAGACTTTTACGATTATTTCATTTCTCAATACGATTATGTTCCACGCCACATGCGCGATACCCTGCTAACAACGCCCTCCGACTACCGGAAAGAATTTGACGAAAAAATCCGGGAAGAATTTAAAAACAAAGCCAATGAAGAGAACGTGTTCCGGTTTTTTCACCGCTACCACGTAAAAGGTTTACTGCAGCGGGTAGATACCACCACCATGCAAACGGCCGTTGAAGCCCGTGTTCCTTTTCTTGACCATCAGCTGATTGAATTTACGTATCGTGAAATTCCCTATGCTTTAAAACTGCACTGGAAAAATAAAGAAGCCCGCGAAAAAGCCAAAGCCCAAACCGCTGACGCATACAGCGAAAAGCTGGATATTCCCAAATATCTGCTACGACAAACTGCCCGTAAATATTTACCTCCGGAGATTATCGACCGGAAAAAGGTAGGATTTCCTGTTCCGTTAACCCAATGGTTTTCAGAATTGGAACAGCTGGCACGGGAGCTGCTGCCACAGGCTGACTGGCTCAAAAATGACGCTTTAAACGAACTCATTGAAAAAAGTAAAAACGAATCGCGGGCAGGCCAAATATTGTGGATGTTTATCAATATTGAAATCTTCCGGAAAAATTATTTCCGGAAATCATGGAAATGGTAA
- a CDS encoding adenylyltransferase/cytidyltransferase family protein, whose translation MVIGYTSGVFDLFHIGHLNLLKNAKGLCDKLIVGVTSDELVAYKNKKAVIPHQERMEIVRNIKYVDAVVPQYDMDKFKMWERLKFDVMFVGDDWFETDKWKKFDEQFKAVGVKIIYFPYTKGVSSTLINEILEKQRNAK comes from the coding sequence ATGGTAATCGGTTACACCTCTGGTGTTTTTGACCTGTTCCACATCGGTCACCTGAACCTGTTAAAAAACGCCAAAGGCTTATGCGACAAGCTTATCGTTGGGGTCACCAGCGATGAATTGGTGGCCTATAAAAACAAAAAAGCCGTAATTCCGCATCAGGAGCGCATGGAAATTGTCCGGAATATAAAATATGTGGATGCCGTTGTTCCGCAATACGACATGGACAAATTTAAGATGTGGGAACGGCTGAAATTTGATGTGATGTTTGTAGGCGATGACTGGTTTGAAACCGACAAATGGAAAAAATTCGACGAACAATTCAAAGCGGTCGGAGTAAAAATCATTTACTTCCCCTACACCAAAGGGGTTTCTTCTACGCTCATCAACGAGATTCTTGAAAAACAACGAAACGCAAAATAA
- a CDS encoding CDP-glycerol glycerophosphotransferase family protein — protein MEQFITLFLRPFVKAIYRLACQWTKEDNAVIIAGHGAKYFTGNNQYFFQYLCQIQPVFPFFFFTKDKKTYQNLQKKYPGKILYAYHAKTFVRMAKAKVLMVTTGPDDFFPFPLSPKKKIINLWHGTPLKNIGLLAPDADTKSLSAFSEAIDYFCVSSGFEGKIMQKAFRLPEQKIFISGLPKNDFIRHDHSSFLHQHPVLREKIILYAPTFREKEMAQKSLAELFPLEKLQQLLEEQHARFLYRSHINTTDLQAIEGFDRILSASPSIFPDPQPLLYFTDMLITDYSGIYFDYLLLNRPIIFYNYDDAEYRAKRNFLFHYEENTPGPKVQNREELLKVIRRYFEYPDQDAEQREKIKNKFHTFTDGKACERIYQKITKLL, from the coding sequence ATGGAACAATTCATTACGCTCTTTTTAAGACCCTTTGTTAAAGCGATTTACCGTTTGGCCTGTCAATGGACTAAAGAAGATAATGCCGTAATCATTGCCGGACACGGTGCAAAGTATTTTACCGGAAATAACCAATATTTTTTTCAATATCTCTGTCAAATTCAACCGGTTTTTCCTTTTTTCTTTTTTACGAAAGACAAAAAAACCTACCAAAATCTTCAGAAAAAATATCCCGGAAAGATTTTATACGCCTACCATGCGAAAACATTCGTCCGAATGGCAAAAGCAAAAGTGTTGATGGTCACCACCGGGCCGGATGATTTTTTCCCTTTTCCGCTTTCTCCGAAAAAAAAGATTATCAATTTATGGCACGGAACCCCATTGAAAAATATCGGCCTTTTGGCTCCTGACGCCGACACGAAAAGTCTTAGTGCTTTTTCTGAAGCCATTGATTATTTTTGTGTTTCTTCCGGTTTTGAAGGAAAAATCATGCAAAAGGCTTTCCGGTTACCGGAACAAAAGATTTTTATTTCCGGATTACCCAAAAACGATTTTATCCGGCACGACCATTCATCATTTCTTCATCAGCATCCTGTTCTTCGTGAAAAAATCATTTTGTATGCGCCCACTTTTCGGGAAAAAGAGATGGCCCAAAAATCTTTGGCCGAACTTTTTCCGCTGGAAAAATTGCAGCAATTATTAGAAGAACAACACGCCCGGTTTTTATATCGCAGCCATATCAACACCACCGATTTACAAGCAATTGAAGGTTTTGACCGGATTCTTTCGGCTTCTCCGTCAATATTTCCTGATCCTCAGCCATTGCTTTATTTCACCGATATGCTCATTACCGACTATTCGGGTATTTATTTTGATTACCTGTTGCTAAACCGTCCCATTATTTTCTATAATTATGATGATGCAGAATACCGGGCAAAACGAAACTTTTTATTTCATTACGAAGAAAACACACCCGGGCCAAAAGTTCAAAACCGGGAAGAGCTTTTAAAAGTCATCCGCCGGTATTTTGAGTATCCTGACCAGGATGCTGAACAACGGGAAAAAATCAAAAATAAATTTCATACTTTCACCGACGGGAAAGCCTGCGAGAGAATTTATCAAAAGATAACCAAACTATTGTAA
- a CDS encoding lipopolysaccharide biosynthesis protein — protein MGIVLRQGFKNTIFIYLGFLIGGIYTVLLVPRVFSAHPEHWGTARYLVSYAMIIVPWAQLSLPNIIIRYFPVFKTKREKDFLFFVLFWTAVGIGVASLVILVFSKYWFGKENNPLLLENKMLVFPILFGFVLFEIGAALSKSHFKSTVPVFLKELLLRGNVMILILLYWYNIIAFPLFIKLFAFNYLLVFLLLFGYLLHLRAFRFTIRFRLIADKEFRPLYIYAAFSILSMGAAMILLNVDTLMINHYLNLADVAIYGPSLFIAGSILIPSRALQSIIAPVVANGWATNDTDNIKTLYKKSAIAPLTISIFLFLLIWINIDLVMSYFGKTFGQGKYIILFLSIGNIINIATGINGTIINTSKYYRADLYFQVALVFLTIILNIIFIPLYGLNGAALATAITLSLHNSLKSLFVFYRFKMHPFSMKTPLILFIGILFFVIIHYLPSLHNLLISSLIYTFGVSIFYWLIVFRLQISEDINKQIIQVTEKIWSRRTH, from the coding sequence ATGGGCATTGTACTTCGACAAGGATTTAAAAACACCATTTTCATTTATTTGGGTTTTCTTATCGGCGGCATTTATACCGTGCTGCTGGTTCCAAGAGTATTCAGCGCCCATCCAGAACACTGGGGGACAGCCCGTTATCTGGTTTCCTACGCCATGATTATTGTTCCGTGGGCACAGCTGAGCTTGCCGAATATCATCATTCGTTATTTTCCGGTTTTTAAGACAAAACGAGAAAAAGATTTTCTGTTTTTCGTTCTTTTTTGGACCGCCGTAGGTATTGGAGTGGCTTCTCTGGTTATCCTTGTCTTTTCAAAATATTGGTTTGGGAAAGAAAATAACCCGCTGCTTTTAGAAAACAAAATGTTGGTTTTTCCTATCCTTTTCGGTTTTGTTCTTTTTGAAATCGGAGCAGCACTTTCCAAATCTCATTTTAAATCAACCGTTCCCGTTTTTTTAAAAGAGCTGCTTCTCCGAGGCAATGTAATGATTCTCATTCTTTTATATTGGTACAATATCATTGCCTTTCCTCTTTTCATTAAACTTTTTGCTTTCAACTATTTGCTGGTTTTTTTGCTGCTTTTCGGTTATCTGTTGCATTTGCGGGCTTTCCGGTTTACTATCCGTTTCAGGCTCATTGCTGATAAAGAATTCAGGCCGCTATACATTTATGCCGCTTTCAGCATTTTAAGCATGGGGGCCGCCATGATATTACTGAATGTTGACACACTGATGATTAACCATTATCTGAACCTTGCCGATGTAGCCATTTACGGTCCGTCATTGTTTATTGCCGGTTCTATTCTTATTCCGTCAAGGGCTTTACAATCCATTATTGCCCCGGTAGTGGCCAATGGCTGGGCAACAAATGATACCGATAACATCAAAACGTTATACAAAAAATCAGCCATCGCCCCTTTGACCATATCCATCTTTTTGTTTTTGCTTATATGGATAAATATCGACCTGGTAATGAGTTATTTCGGAAAAACTTTCGGCCAGGGGAAATACATTATTCTTTTTCTTTCCATAGGAAACATCATTAATATTGCCACGGGCATCAACGGCACCATCATCAACACATCAAAATACTACCGGGCCGACTTATATTTTCAGGTGGCCCTGGTTTTTCTCACCATTATCCTTAATATCATTTTCATTCCACTTTACGGACTGAACGGGGCTGCCCTGGCTACAGCCATTACGCTGAGTTTGCATAATTCGTTAAAATCACTTTTTGTGTTTTACCGTTTTAAAATGCATCCTTTCAGTATGAAAACGCCGCTTATTTTATTTATCGGTATTTTATTTTTTGTCATTATTCATTATTTACCTTCTCTGCATAACCTTTTGATTAGTTCCCTTATCTACACTTTTGGGGTAAGTATTTTTTACTGGCTCATCGTTTTCCGGCTGCAAATTTCCGAGGACATTAACAAACAGATCATTCAGGTAACAGAAAAAATATGGAGTAGACGAACCCATTAA
- a CDS encoding ATP-binding protein, with product MYLRYLEPVIKNKIGSGKAIVLMGPRQVGKTTLIEKILKNKDYLLLDGDDPKTRTLLTEPNTEQIRSILGKHKYVFIDEAQRIKGIGLTMKIITDRFKDVQLLTSGSSSFDLSNQINEPLTGRKWEYRLFPISWEEYEEHHGYLYAEQQLENRLLYGLYPDVLNHPDDEIGVLRNLVNSYLYKDILSFANIQKPDVLDKLVQALALQIGSEVNYSELAQIVNVDKNTISKYIDILQKGFIIFKLGSFSRNLRNEIKTNKKIYFYDNGIRNMIIGNFNPLELRTDKGALWENFLISERIKQIEYKQRLARIYFWRTKQQQEVDFVEEYSGKIYGFEFKWNNRKKARLPKTFIETYNAESKVIDRNNFREFIKI from the coding sequence ATGTATTTAAGATATTTAGAACCCGTTATCAAAAATAAAATCGGGTCAGGAAAAGCAATTGTTTTAATGGGGCCAAGGCAAGTCGGAAAAACAACCCTGATAGAAAAAATCCTGAAAAACAAAGATTATTTGCTGCTTGACGGGGACGATCCCAAAACCAGAACTTTATTGACGGAACCAAATACCGAACAAATTCGTTCCATTTTGGGCAAGCATAAATATGTTTTCATTGATGAAGCCCAAAGGATAAAAGGTATTGGACTTACAATGAAAATAATTACAGACCGATTTAAGGATGTTCAATTACTTACAAGCGGATCATCTTCTTTTGATTTATCCAACCAAATAAACGAACCATTAACTGGTCGGAAATGGGAATATCGGTTATTTCCTATTTCGTGGGAGGAATACGAAGAACATCACGGCTATTTGTATGCCGAGCAACAACTTGAAAACAGATTGTTATACGGGCTTTATCCGGATGTTTTAAATCATCCGGATGACGAAATTGGCGTACTACGAAATTTAGTGAACAGTTATCTGTATAAAGATATTCTTTCGTTTGCCAATATACAGAAACCCGATGTCCTGGATAAATTGGTTCAGGCACTGGCGCTACAAATAGGAAGTGAAGTAAACTATTCCGAGCTGGCACAAATTGTAAATGTGGATAAAAATACCATAAGTAAATACATTGACATTCTTCAAAAAGGATTTATAATCTTTAAGTTGGGAAGTTTTAGCCGTAACCTTCGTAACGAAATAAAAACGAATAAGAAAATTTATTTCTATGATAACGGCATTCGTAATATGATAATAGGAAACTTCAATCCCCTTGAATTACGAACCGATAAAGGAGCATTGTGGGAAAACTTTTTGATTTCAGAAAGAATAAAACAAATTGAATATAAACAGAGGCTTGCACGCATTTATTTTTGGAGAACCAAACAACAACAGGAAGTAGATTTTGTAGAAGAATACAGCGGGAAAATATATGGATTTGAATTTAAATGGAATAACCGGAAAAAAGCACGGTTACCAAAGACTTTTATTGAAACTTATAACGCCGAAAGTAAAGTTATTGACAGGAATAATTTCAGAGAATTTATAAAGATATGA
- a CDS encoding lipopolysaccharide biosynthesis protein encodes MGVIQKQSISGTVYSYLGVVLGFITTGWLFPRILSTEQVGLLRILVSYSVLFAQFASLGINTVSVKLFPYFRDPEKKHHGYLGLTLLVGLTGFVLATGIYLLLKPLFIARAAGKSSLFLDYFYYVIPLILFTLLFSLFDTYYRVLYNAVKGIVYKEVVQRLLILAAILLYFFKIIDFQWLVILYVLAFISPALFLAGTLIKDKMFFVKPDFGFIDKKMAREMISVAFFGILASFSGVLVLNIDVIMVNQYLGLAAAGVYTIAFFFGTLILVPSRTMGKISSVVIADAWKNDDRKTVMDIYRKSSISLSVIGFLLFIGVWGNLDNIFHIVGKDYTAGKFVILFIGLANLSDLFMGVSAHVILNSKYYRWLSYLLFVFALLLIVTNLLLIPVLGITGAALASLISKYIYNGLKYLLLYKKFKFQPFSFKHIEIVVFAFLAWYLSTFIPVLNHFILDLIVRSTFLTLAFLVPIYFFRVSEDINQKIRQVFRQIFKVIR; translated from the coding sequence GTGGGCGTTATTCAAAAGCAAAGTATTTCAGGAACAGTTTATTCCTATCTCGGCGTAGTGCTGGGATTTATTACCACCGGATGGCTTTTCCCACGGATACTTTCTACCGAACAGGTGGGTTTGTTACGTATTTTGGTATCCTATTCAGTACTTTTTGCCCAGTTTGCCAGTTTGGGAATTAATACGGTCAGCGTTAAGCTTTTCCCCTATTTTCGTGATCCGGAAAAGAAACACCACGGCTATCTCGGGCTCACGCTGTTGGTAGGACTTACCGGTTTTGTGCTGGCTACCGGAATTTATCTTCTGCTTAAACCGCTTTTCATCGCCCGGGCTGCCGGAAAATCATCGCTGTTTCTCGACTATTTTTATTACGTCATTCCGCTGATCCTGTTTACCCTGCTGTTTAGTCTCTTTGATACCTACTACCGGGTTTTATACAATGCCGTAAAAGGGATCGTTTATAAAGAAGTAGTACAACGGCTGCTTATTCTTGCTGCTATTTTGCTTTATTTCTTTAAGATTATCGACTTTCAGTGGTTGGTAATTTTATATGTGCTGGCTTTCATTTCGCCGGCGCTGTTTTTGGCCGGTACACTGATTAAAGACAAAATGTTTTTTGTCAAACCCGATTTCGGTTTTATTGATAAAAAAATGGCGCGCGAAATGATCAGCGTGGCCTTTTTTGGTATTCTGGCCAGTTTCTCCGGTGTTTTGGTACTGAATATCGATGTCATCATGGTCAATCAGTATCTTGGACTGGCAGCTGCGGGTGTTTATACTATCGCTTTTTTCTTTGGCACACTTATTCTGGTTCCCTCACGAACCATGGGAAAAATCAGTTCGGTGGTAATTGCCGATGCCTGGAAAAACGACGACCGCAAAACCGTAATGGACATTTACCGCAAAAGTTCTATCAGTTTAAGCGTTATTGGTTTTCTGCTTTTTATCGGTGTTTGGGGAAACCTCGACAATATTTTTCATATTGTGGGAAAAGATTACACCGCTGGTAAATTCGTCATTTTGTTTATCGGACTGGCCAATCTTTCCGATTTATTTATGGGCGTAAGTGCCCACGTGATCCTGAATTCGAAATATTACCGGTGGCTGTCGTATCTGTTATTTGTTTTCGCCCTATTGCTCATTGTTACCAACCTGCTGCTGATTCCTGTTTTGGGAATAACCGGAGCGGCATTGGCCTCTCTTATTTCAAAATACATTTACAACGGACTGAAATACCTGCTTTTATATAAAAAGTTCAAATTCCAGCCGTTCAGTTTCAAGCATATTGAAATTGTTGTATTTGCATTTTTGGCCTGGTATCTTTCCACGTTTATTCCTGTTCTGAATCATTTTATTTTGGATTTAATTGTACGAAGTACGTTCCTCACGCTGGCTTTTCTGGTACCGATATACTTTTTCAGGGTTTCGGAAGATATTAACCAAAAAATCCGGCAGGTTTTCAGACAAATTTTCAAGGTCATCCGCTAA